Proteins from one Bufo gargarizans isolate SCDJY-AF-19 chromosome 8, ASM1485885v1, whole genome shotgun sequence genomic window:
- the LOC122944448 gene encoding keratin, type I cytoskeletal 18-like isoform X1, giving the protein MSFQMSSKAPSWRSSSSSQIGAGDFRVSGSRLQALRSGLDLSAIKSVMDSSLPSLRSGLDTFIQNNHQEAMQELNERLAGYLQRVRGLEEENRKLQEEIEDISAKKTQGPRDWETHQAPLLQLRKQVEDLNMDNAKLLLQIDNARLAADDFRVKLESEQVICDGVHKDTQGLRKMIDDTNFLRMKLESEVESLREELAHLHKDHSEEVAALQALIANNNVKVEVDAPKKPDLNESIAQIRSQYEKMAEQNRAEAENAYQSKFDALSQETSVNTKALEQTKNEVADLRRQLQSLEMERQTMQKTVDSLDHVLKDTEDHYGSNLEELNRHLSQLQDELAACRSDIERQVREYDNLLNLKSKLENEIHAYRSLLEGVTDKDSPESAVKGGPTTIQKVTVTKHEVVDGKVVSAATEETIK; this is encoded by the exons ATGTCTTTCCAAATGTCTTCTAAAGCCCCGAGCTGGCGCAGCAGCTCATCAAGCCAAATTGGCGCAGGGGATTTCAGGGTGTCAGGCTCCAGACTCCAGGCATTGCGTTCAGGTTTGGATCTGTCAGCAATTAAATCGGTTATGGACTCTTCTCTCCCTTCCCTGCGTTCTGGGTTGGACACTTTCATTCAGAACAACCATCAGGAGGCCATGCAGGAGCTGAATGAACGTCTTGCCGGCTATCTCCAGCGTGTCAGGGGTCTGGAGGAAGAAAACCGAAAACTGCAAGAGGAGATTGAGGACATATCTGCCAAGAAGACTCAAGGTCCTAGAGACTGGGAGACTCACCAGGCGCCCCTGCTTCAGCTGAGAAAGCAG GTGGAAGATTTGAATATGGACAATGCCAAACTCTTGCTGCAAATAGATAATGCCAGGCTGGCAGCAGATGACTTTAGAGTGAA GCTGGAGTCAGAACAAGTCATCTGTGATGGGGTCCACAAGGACACTCAGGGACTGCGCAAGATGATAGATGACACCAATTTCCTGCGGATGAAATTGGAATCTGAGGTAGAGTCCCTAAGAGAAGAGCTGGCCCATCTTCATAAGGATCACAGTGAG GAAGTGGCCGCCCTGCAGGCGCTCATAGCCAATAACAACGTGAAGGTTGAAGTCGACGCACCCAAAAAGCCAGACTTGAATGAAAGCATTGCCCAGATCCGCAGCCAGTATGAGAAAATGGCCGAGCAgaaccgagcggaggctgaaaaTGCATACCAAAGCAAG TTTGACGCCCTTTCCCAGGAGACCAGTGTGAACACAAAGGCTCTGGAGCAAACCAAGAACGAGGTGGCCGACCTCCGGCGCCAGCTGCAGTCTTTGGAGATGGAACGTCAGACCATGCAAAAGACG GTGGACTCTTTAGATCACGTCTTGAAGGACACAGAGGATCACTACGGATCCAACTTGGAGGAACTGAACCGTCACCTGAGTCAACTCCAGGATGAACTAGCCGCCTGTCGTTCCGACATCGAGCGCCAAGTCCGGGAGTACGACAACCTGCTGAACCTAAAGTCCAAGCTGGAGAACGAGATCCACGCTTACCGCTCCCTGCTGGAAGGAGTGACAGACAA GGACAGCCCAGAGTCTGCGGTTAAAGGGG GACCGACCACGATACAGAAGGTGACAGTCACTAAGCACGAGGTTGTGGATGGAAAAGTAGTGTCTGCAGCAACTGAGGAAACCATTAAATAA
- the LOC122944448 gene encoding keratin, type I cytoskeletal 18-like isoform X2, with amino-acid sequence MSFQMSSKAPSWRSSSSSQIGAGDFRVSGSRLQALRSGLDLSAIKSVMDSSLPSLRSGLDTFIQNNHQEAMQELNERLAGYLQRVRGLEEENRKLQEEIEDISAKKTQGPRDWETHQAPLLQLRKQVEDLNMDNAKLLLQIDNARLAADDFRVKLESEQVICDGVHKDTQGLRKMIDDTNFLRMKLESEVESLREELAHLHKDHSEEVAALQALIANNNVKVEVDAPKKPDLNESIAQIRSQYEKMAEQNRAEAENAYQSKFDALSQETSVNTKALEQTKNEVADLRRQLQSLEMERQTMQKTVDSLDHVLKDTEDHYGSNLEELNRHLSQLQDELAACRSDIERQVREYDNLLNLKSKLENEIHAYRSLLEGVTDKDSPESAVKGGK; translated from the exons ATGTCTTTCCAAATGTCTTCTAAAGCCCCGAGCTGGCGCAGCAGCTCATCAAGCCAAATTGGCGCAGGGGATTTCAGGGTGTCAGGCTCCAGACTCCAGGCATTGCGTTCAGGTTTGGATCTGTCAGCAATTAAATCGGTTATGGACTCTTCTCTCCCTTCCCTGCGTTCTGGGTTGGACACTTTCATTCAGAACAACCATCAGGAGGCCATGCAGGAGCTGAATGAACGTCTTGCCGGCTATCTCCAGCGTGTCAGGGGTCTGGAGGAAGAAAACCGAAAACTGCAAGAGGAGATTGAGGACATATCTGCCAAGAAGACTCAAGGTCCTAGAGACTGGGAGACTCACCAGGCGCCCCTGCTTCAGCTGAGAAAGCAG GTGGAAGATTTGAATATGGACAATGCCAAACTCTTGCTGCAAATAGATAATGCCAGGCTGGCAGCAGATGACTTTAGAGTGAA GCTGGAGTCAGAACAAGTCATCTGTGATGGGGTCCACAAGGACACTCAGGGACTGCGCAAGATGATAGATGACACCAATTTCCTGCGGATGAAATTGGAATCTGAGGTAGAGTCCCTAAGAGAAGAGCTGGCCCATCTTCATAAGGATCACAGTGAG GAAGTGGCCGCCCTGCAGGCGCTCATAGCCAATAACAACGTGAAGGTTGAAGTCGACGCACCCAAAAAGCCAGACTTGAATGAAAGCATTGCCCAGATCCGCAGCCAGTATGAGAAAATGGCCGAGCAgaaccgagcggaggctgaaaaTGCATACCAAAGCAAG TTTGACGCCCTTTCCCAGGAGACCAGTGTGAACACAAAGGCTCTGGAGCAAACCAAGAACGAGGTGGCCGACCTCCGGCGCCAGCTGCAGTCTTTGGAGATGGAACGTCAGACCATGCAAAAGACG GTGGACTCTTTAGATCACGTCTTGAAGGACACAGAGGATCACTACGGATCCAACTTGGAGGAACTGAACCGTCACCTGAGTCAACTCCAGGATGAACTAGCCGCCTGTCGTTCCGACATCGAGCGCCAAGTCCGGGAGTACGACAACCTGCTGAACCTAAAGTCCAAGCTGGAGAACGAGATCCACGCTTACCGCTCCCTGCTGGAAGGAGTGACAGACAA GGACAGCCCAGAGTCTGCGGTTAAAGGGGGTAAGTGA
- the LOC122944446 gene encoding keratin, type II cytoskeletal 8-like has protein sequence MSLSRNRYATTRGFSSRSHGSLSLQPTVFRASNGYQPGLQRTISGLNLSRISPGSSTFLLSSLPNLEVDPKLHQMRNQEKEQIKGLNNQFVNFIDKVRDLERQNKVLKTQLHLLKEKDTYKSNTDHIILTSSNHLKQQIDGLLHEKDKLQAALQNMQSVVEELKSRYEDEINRRNQLENDFVLTKKDLDDTYLHKVDNESKLESLTDELEVLKQLYEEEIRELQSQVHSDKVTVEMDNNRDLEMKQVMDEVRAQYQNMADKSRQEAEHWYKSKIDDLVNQGKRTSDELKALKNEVVDLHRMIQRVNSDNEALKNQRTSLENTIAHTEETGEQAIQNAKGHAQDLEDALRKAKQDMARKVKEYQDLMNTKLALDIEIATYRKLLEGEETRLNHHPSSSQVSAMDKLAGFLNFDGRTSSVTRNSPNPKKVVLVKTIETTDGKPVSEASHYSH, from the exons ATGAGCCTATCCAGAAACCGCTATGCCACCACCCGGGGGTTCAGCAGTAGGTCCCACGGCTCGCTGTCATTACAGCCCACCGTCTTCCGGGCAAGCAATGGCTACCAGCCTGGATTGCAGCGAACCATCAGCGGCCTGAACCTCTCCAGGATCTCCCCCGGGTCCAGCACCTTCctgctctcctctctccccaACCTGGAGGTGGACCCCAAACTGCACCAGATgaggaaccaggagaaggagCAGATCAAGGGGCTCAACAACCAGTTTGTCAACTTCATAGACAAG GTCCGGGACCTGGAAAGACAGAACAAGGTCCTTAAGACCCAGCTGCATCTCCTGAAGGAGAAGGACACATATAAGTCAAACACTGATCATATAATCCTGACGTCCAGCAACCACCTGAAGCAGCAGATCGATGGCCTCCTGCATGAGAAGGACAAGCTGCAGGCCGCGCTCCAgaacatgcaatccgtggtggagGAACTCAAGAGCCG ATACGAGGATGAAATCAACAGAAGGAATCAACTAGAAAATGATTTTGTGCTGACGAAGAAG GACCTGGATGACACTTACCTCCACAAGGTGGACAATGAATCCAAGCTGGAAAGCCTGACAGATGAGCTGGAGGTTCTgaagcagctgtatgaggag gAAATTCGGGAGCTGCAGTCTCAGGTGCACAGCGACAAAGTGACGGTAGAAATGGACAATAACCGAGATCTGGAGATGAAGCAGGTTATGGACGAGGTCCGGGCACAGTACCAGAACATGGCGGACAAGAGCCGTCAGGAGGCCGAGCACTGGTACAAGAGCAAG ATTGATGATTTGGTCAATCAGGGTAAACGGACAAGTGATGAGTTGAAGGCTCTGAAGAACGAGGTGGTGGATCTTCACCGGATGATACAGAGGGTCAACAGCGACAATGAGGCCCTAAAGAACCAG AGGACCAGTCTGGAGAACACCATCGCCCACACAGAGGAGACTGGGGAACAAGCTATACAGAACGCCAAGGGTCACGCCCAGGATCTGGAAGACGCCCTGAGGAAGGCAAAGCAGGATATGGCTCGCAAAGTGAAAGAATACCAGGATCTGATGAACACCAAGCTGGCGCTGGACATTGAGATCGCTACCTACCGAAAACTGCTGGAGGGCGAGGAGACCCG ATTGAACCATCATCCCTCCAGTTCCCAGGTTTCAGCTATGGATAAATTGG CCGGCTTCTTAAACTTTGACGGGAGAACTTCTTCTGTGACACGAAATTCCCCGAACCCAAAGAAAGTTGTTCTGGTCAAGACGATTGAAACAACTGATGGCAAACCAGTCTCGGAGGCCAGTCACTATTCCCATTAG